The following coding sequences lie in one Crassostrea angulata isolate pt1a10 chromosome 10, ASM2561291v2, whole genome shotgun sequence genomic window:
- the LOC128167910 gene encoding prostaglandin E2 receptor EP4 subtype-like translates to MNRTDDSFYMNLTNTTDSGFSEEKPQASIAPPILFLILGTLGNGLVLFLLCRFSGEHKWRPFYRFVLALAINDFLGIALAAPFGIARYASDFTFTFSHGLCDYMAFIQMFAILNSACIVLSMSLDRFIAIVFPLKYSVSAKERRTHLLLMFGGAISLLLSIVPHLAGRHSRSFYPGSWCFVDFMSDAWIDRGISLAYASAGFIILCLVAVLNISVIVTLVRQHCLTGNGRKQQKTISKKSKQMIAFLFAIVVLFAVCFIPLLINVFARPLRILQGMESFEVLGLRLAYVNSVLNPWLYILLRKETVMFLQRFPCMRQCCQTKDQENTTESVSL, encoded by the exons ATGAACCGAACCGACGACAGTTTTTACATGAACCTTACAAACACGACAGACTCTGGGTTCAGTGAGGAAAAACCACAAGCTAGTATTGCACCTCCTATTCTATTTCTAATTCTTGGAACGCTCGGAAATGGACTGGTGCTGTTTCTTCTGTGTCGTTTTTCTGGAGAGCACAAATGGCGTCCTTTTTACAGATTTGTATTGGCATTAGCCATAAATGACTTTTTAGGGATCGCTCTAGCAGCACCTTTCGGAATCGCTCGATACGCCTCGGACTTCACGTTTACTTTCTCCCACGGCCTCTGCGACTATATGGCTTTTATTCAGATGTTTGCTATCTTGAACTCGGCATGCATCGTACTTTCAATGTCTCTTGATAGATTTATTGCAATTGTTTTTCCATTGAAATACAGCGTGTCCGCCAAAGAACGGCGAACTCACTTGTTGTTGATGTTTGGTGGCGCCATATCACTCCTTCTGTCGATCGTTCCACATTTGGCGGGAAGACACAGTCGCAGTTTTTATCCGGGTTCTTGGTGCTTCGTAGATTTTATGTCTGACGCCTGGATTGATCGAGGCATCTCCTTGGCTTACGCCTCCGCTGGctttataattctttgtttggTTGCCGTTCTAAATATTTCAGTGATCGTTACTCTTGTACGTCAACATTGCTTAACCGGAAACGGAAGGAAACAACAGAAAACAATAAGCAAGAAGAGTAAACAGATGATAGCCTTTTTGTTTGCTATTGTCGTTCTCTTTGCAGTGTGCTTTATACCTTTGCTG ATCAATGTGTTTGCTCGCCCATTGCGCATCCTTCAAGGAATGGAGAGTTTTGAGGTATTGGGTCTCCGCCTTGCCTACGTAAATTCCGTTTTGAATCCGTGGCTTTACATCCTTCTCAGGAAAGAAACTGTTATGTTTCTACAGAGATTTCCTTGCATGCGACAGTGTTGTCAAACCAAAGACCAAGAAAATACCACCGAATCGGTGtcactttaa